From a region of the Pseudoxanthomonas sp. X-1 genome:
- a CDS encoding LysR family transcriptional regulator: MELRHLRCFFAVAQELSFARAAERLHMEQSPLSRTIKELEEDLGVQLFVRTTRSTRLTRAGTLLLEHVPRVFAAFQQARDAAHAGANGCEAQLRIALSDGITLSRLPVLLARCREEEPDVDFRLYEVPLAQQIKGLQDDLYDVGFAQSDEVGERLLAEPAWSEPLVVAVPARHELAAVARIPLDELLRYPLVLCDPQVCEGHARQVERALRAADLDPLIVDRVASFELMMALVAAGFALGLSGASQLAAIGHPGVVARPLAGRSPMLTTYLLRSARAPSQVLSRFVERVANLDTRDATSSVAAPTPDSPEEITS; the protein is encoded by the coding sequence ATGGAACTGCGCCATCTGCGCTGCTTTTTTGCGGTCGCTCAAGAACTGAGCTTCGCTCGGGCCGCCGAGCGGCTGCACATGGAGCAGTCGCCCCTCTCGCGCACGATCAAGGAACTGGAGGAAGACCTCGGCGTGCAGTTGTTCGTGCGGACGACGCGCAGCACGCGGCTGACGCGCGCCGGCACGCTGCTGCTCGAGCACGTCCCGCGCGTCTTCGCGGCGTTCCAGCAGGCTCGTGATGCCGCCCACGCCGGCGCAAATGGCTGCGAGGCGCAGCTGCGCATCGCATTGTCCGACGGAATCACGCTCTCGCGCCTGCCGGTGTTGCTGGCGCGCTGCCGCGAGGAAGAGCCTGATGTGGACTTCCGGCTGTACGAGGTGCCGCTGGCACAGCAGATCAAAGGGCTGCAGGACGATCTGTACGACGTCGGGTTCGCGCAGTCCGATGAGGTCGGGGAGCGGCTTCTGGCCGAGCCGGCGTGGAGCGAGCCGCTGGTCGTCGCCGTGCCGGCCCGGCACGAACTGGCGGCTGTGGCGCGCATCCCGCTCGACGAACTGCTGCGCTACCCGCTGGTGCTGTGCGACCCGCAGGTGTGCGAGGGCCACGCGCGGCAGGTCGAACGAGCGCTGCGCGCGGCGGATCTGGACCCGCTCATCGTCGATCGCGTGGCGTCGTTCGAGCTGATGATGGCCTTGGTCGCCGCTGGTTTCGCGCTCGGTCTGTCGGGCGCGTCGCAACTGGCGGCCATCGGTCACCCGGGCGTCGTGGCGCGTCCGCTCGCCGGTCGCTCACCGATGCTGACCACCTATCTGCTGCGCTCGGCCCGAGCCCCATCGCAAGTGCTGTCGCGCTTCGTGGAGCGGGTCGCGAATCTGGACACGCGCGATGCGACCAGCAGCGTCGCGGCGCCCACACCCGATAGCCCGGAGGAGATCACGTCATGA